One region of Salvelinus namaycush isolate Seneca chromosome 3, SaNama_1.0, whole genome shotgun sequence genomic DNA includes:
- the gid4 gene encoding glucose-induced degradation protein 4 homolog, whose protein sequence is MTVAVGDTHALALIMPVRAECCSSTAAARTSSASLIPPPPINTHQPGVATSLLYSGSQFRGHQKSKGNSYDVEVVLQHVTMEDSYLCGYLKIKGLTEEYPTLTTFFAGEIISRKRPFLTRKWDADEDVDRKHWGKFQAFYQYAKSFNLDDFDYEELKNSDFVFMRWKEQFLVPDHTIKDISGASFAGFYYICFQKSTATIEGYYYHRSSEWYQSLNLTHVREHSMPIYEFR, encoded by the exons ATGACTGTTGCAGTCGGGGATACGCACGCATTAGCGCTCATCATGCCTGTTCGAGCGGAGTGCTGCAGCAGCACCGCTGCGGCCCGTACATCCTCGGCCTCTCTTATCCCTCCCCCGCCGATCAACACGCACCAGCCCGGGGTAGCGACTTCGCTGCTGTACAGCGGTTCACAGTTTCGAGGACATCAGAAGAGCAAAGGAAACTCGTATGACGTTGAGGTCGTTTTGCAG CATGTGACCATGGAGGACTCTTATCTGTGTGGTTACCTGAAGATCAAAGGCCTAACCGAG GAGTATCCCACTCTCACCACGTTCTTCGCAGGAGAGATCATCAGTAGAAAGAGGCCCTTTTTAACCAGGAAGTGGGATGCAGACGAAGATGTGGACCGCAAGCACTGG GGTAAGTTTCAGGCTTTTTATCAGTATGCAAAGAGCTTCAACTTGGACGACTTTGATTACGAAGAGCTGAAGAACAGTGACTTTGTCTTTATGAGGTGGaag GAGCAGTTCCTGGTCCCGGACCACACCATTAAAGACATCAGCGGGGCGTCCTTCGCTGGTTTCTACTATATCTGCTTCCAGAAGTCCACAGCCACCATCGAGGGCTACTACTACCACAGAAGCTCTGAATG GTACCAGTCGTTAAACCTCACCCACGTCCGGGAACACAGTATGCCCATCTATGAGTTCCGGTGA
- the drc3 gene encoding dynein regulatory complex subunit 3, whose protein sequence is MSRLYDTAEPSLVDEELLQKAVEEQGPQDQAGQIAKEEGIQYDEVCQLRLDYKNILKIDHLWQFTSLTKLQLDNNIIEKIEGLGCLTNLKWLDLSFNNIEGIEGLDSLVKLEDLSLYNNRISVIENMDTLLNLHVLSIGNNFLAQLENVIYLRKFKNLRTLNLAGNPICKEDRYKIFVAAYLPELVYLDFRLLDEQTREQAFGKYQYAIEEMRHNEAQERRAMDARQEQEDELQLHRDAFVELLNGPYLFDSMYADDAEAAKLAYLPGVSVLLETYKSHLVALCVQVFEIGLAQRSRREDEVKSFFDCSREAVDDNQQRAAQIAADFEKARRQVMSEMQQATDTRLLEAQQNHCSEEINQLCDSLMTQELQLVDQLEDIIKDFERNISDMVAGFIEVVQGIFAQCRDLENHHHEKLLEIAVATLERVAKNELEEDMPDDVRMLFVDKDTVINAVSASHDNHLLKIDNREDELMTRCNSWMSALMKSVQDEEVKRNRKRISEIHNYIDYVRDQLDEMQHEHH, encoded by the exons ATGAGCAGGCTATATGATACCGCAGAGCCCAGTTTGGTGGACGAGGAGCTGCTGCAGAAGGCAGTGGAGGAGCAAGGACCTCAAGACCAGGCTGGGCAGATTGCCAAGGAGGAGGGCATCCAGTATGACGAAGTCTGCCAATTGCGCCTAGACTACAAGA acatcctgaagattgatcaCCTGTGGCAGTTCACGTCTCTGACCAAGCTACAACTGGACAATAACATCATTGAGAAGATTGAAGGACTGGGGTGCCTCACTAATCTGAAATGGCTAG aTCTGTCCTTCAATAACATTGAGGGGATCGAGGGGTTGGATTCTCTGGTGAAGCTGGAAGACTTGAGTCTCTACAACAACAGAATCTCTGTCATTGAGAACATGGACACACTCCTAAACCTACACGTTCTCTCTATTGGGAACAACTTCCTGGCTCAGTTGGAAAAT GTGATCTACCTCAGAAAGTTCAAGAACCTGCGCACTCTCAACCTAGCTGGAAACCCCATCTGCAAAGAGGACCGCTACAAGATCTTTGTTGCTGCCTACCTTCCAGAGTTGGTTTACTTGGACTTCAGGCTATTGGATGAACAAACA CGAGAGCAGGCGTTTGGAAAATACCAGTATGCCATTGAGGAGATGCGCCACAATGAGGCCCAGGAGAGAAGGGCGATGGACGCTAGGCAAGAGCAAGAGGACGAGCTGCAGTTGCACAGG GATGCCTTTGTGGAGCTCTTGAACGGCCCATATCTGTTTGACAGCATGTACGCAGATGATGCAGAGGCAGCCAAGCTGGCCTACCTCCCCGGAGTGTCTGTACTACTAGAGAC ATACAAGAGCCACCTGGTGGCGCTGTGTGTGCAGGTGTTTGAGATTGGCTTGGCACAGCGCAGCCGGAGGGAAGACGAGGTCAAGTCCTTCTTTGACTGTTCCAGAGAAGCCGTGGACGACAACCAGCAGAGAGCAGCACAGATCGCTGCAGACTTTGAGAAAGCCAGAAGACAG gtgatGTCTGAGATGCAGCAGGCCACAGACACACGTCTCCTGGAGGCCCAGCAGAACCACTGCAGCGAGGAGATTAACCAGCTCTGTGACAGCCTCATGACCCAGGAGCTGCAGCTAGTCGACCagctggag GATATAATCAAAGATTTTGAGAGGAACATTTCAGACATGGTTGCCGGATTCATTGAAGTTGTTCAAGGAAT TTTCGCCCAGTGCCGAGACTTAGAGAACCACCATCACGAGAAGCTACTGGAAATCGCTGTGGCAACCCTGGAGCGAGTGGCCAAGAATGAGCTGGAGGAGGATATGCCAGATGATGTCCGAATG CTGTTTGTAGACAAGGACACAGTGATCAATGCAGTCAGCGCCTCCCACGACAACCACCTGCTGAAGATCGACAACCGTGAGGACGAGCTGATGACGCGCTGCAACAGCTGGATGAGTGCTCTGATGAAATCG GTACAAGATGAAGAGGTGAAGCGGAATCGCAAGCGCATCTCAGAGATTCACAACTACATTGACTACGTAAGGGATCAGCTGGATGAGATGCAACATGAGCACCATTGA